In the genome of Nitrospira japonica, one region contains:
- a CDS encoding CHASE3 domain-containing protein, which yields MARRSKLWAYLGAGIVLIVIFSIEQMMLLRQWQDNIVSQQQRSAIREEVLILRRWTSDIDNGFRGYVLVRQPYFLAPMVMAEEEIPMALERLTRLTGSTPALQGSVQVLKRRLDELITTKRKLATKIANGESEEVLAYVRAGEGLALAKTISAVFDDFETKIARQFPEADLTPLERQKKTLWQLVAAQAGAVFVGVLVMELLLAAFAAPQRSET from the coding sequence GTGGCACGACGATCAAAACTGTGGGCTTACCTCGGGGCGGGAATCGTCCTGATCGTGATCTTTTCCATCGAGCAGATGATGCTCCTCCGGCAGTGGCAGGACAACATCGTCTCGCAGCAACAGCGCAGCGCGATCCGCGAAGAAGTGCTCATCTTGCGCCGCTGGACTTCGGATATCGATAATGGGTTTCGTGGGTACGTCCTCGTGCGGCAACCCTACTTCCTGGCTCCCATGGTCATGGCCGAAGAAGAAATCCCGATGGCGCTTGAGCGTTTGACACGGCTGACCGGCTCGACCCCAGCACTTCAGGGAAGCGTCCAGGTGCTCAAGCGACGGCTTGACGAATTGATCACGACCAAGCGGAAGCTTGCCACCAAGATTGCCAACGGGGAATCGGAAGAAGTTTTGGCCTATGTACGGGCCGGTGAAGGATTGGCGCTGGCGAAAACCATCTCGGCAGTCTTCGACGACTTCGAAACCAAAATCGCCAGGCAATTTCCGGAAGCGGACCTGACCCCGCTCGAGCGACAGAAAAAAACGCTCTGGCAGCTGGTGGCCGCCCAAGCCGGCGCCGTGTTCGTCGGAGTGCTGGTGATGGAGTTACTGCTTGCCGCTTTTGCCGCGCCTCAGCGGTCGGAAACGTAA
- a CDS encoding mechanosensitive ion channel family protein, whose product MNQFDWIRFDSSVSWDGLTSLVLLVSLLIIRALVVRGISRNAGLSMEAKRRWVVTTRNSILFAFLIGLAVIWAHELQAFAVSLVALAAALVLATKELLLCWSGSALRVGGKVYSVGDRIQIAGHRGVVLDHDMFTTKLLEIGPGQASHLYTGRVTVFPNSLLFTNALVKENPGQEYGLYTLAVPLQSDEHWQEKEKRLLESAKAECAPFMAEASRQMKLLEQTNLLEAPSPEPRVTIQLVDSGRIHLILRFPAPDRGRSRIEQAILRRFLMPAASFQQHPA is encoded by the coding sequence GTGAATCAATTCGACTGGATCCGCTTCGACAGTTCGGTGAGCTGGGACGGGCTCACATCGCTCGTTCTGCTGGTGTCGCTTCTGATCATCCGCGCCCTGGTCGTGCGAGGAATCTCGCGCAATGCCGGGTTGTCGATGGAAGCGAAGCGACGCTGGGTCGTGACGACCAGAAACTCGATTCTCTTCGCGTTTCTGATCGGTCTCGCGGTGATTTGGGCGCACGAGCTCCAGGCGTTCGCCGTGTCGCTCGTCGCGTTGGCCGCCGCCCTTGTCCTTGCAACGAAGGAACTCTTGCTCTGTTGGAGCGGATCGGCGTTGCGGGTCGGGGGCAAGGTCTATTCGGTCGGAGATCGCATTCAAATTGCCGGCCACCGAGGCGTGGTATTGGACCATGACATGTTTACGACGAAACTCCTGGAGATCGGTCCCGGCCAGGCTTCTCATCTCTATACCGGCCGTGTGACGGTGTTCCCCAACAGCCTTCTCTTCACCAACGCCCTGGTCAAGGAAAATCCGGGGCAGGAGTACGGGTTGTATACGCTGGCGGTGCCGCTCCAGTCGGATGAGCATTGGCAGGAGAAGGAGAAGCGGCTGCTCGAGTCGGCCAAGGCCGAATGCGCGCCTTTTATGGCCGAGGCCAGCCGTCAGATGAAGCTCCTGGAGCAGACCAACCTGCTGGAGGCTCCCTCTCCGGAACCTCGCGTCACGATCCAGCTGGTCGATTCGGGACGGATCCACTTGATCCTGCGATTTCCAGCTCCGGACCGAGGCCGCTCGAGAATTGAGCAAGCGATACTCCGCCGATTTCTCATGCCTGCCGCGTCATTCCAGCAGCATCCTGCATAA
- the xth gene encoding exodeoxyribonuclease III, which yields MMKIATFNVNSLRKRLQIVLDWLEHNKPDVLCLQETKVQDSEFPLLGLAPCGYEITFRGMKSYNGVAILSRKKPDVVRAGLDDGGEPDEPRLLHVVIDGIPIINTYIPQGFEIDSPKYAYKLEWYKRLRCYFDKHLSPDAPAIWCGDMNVAPRPMDVHSPEKHLKHVCYHEDAKNAYQGTLGWGFHDVFVRLYPNRQQYTFWDYRAPSSLESNKGWRIDHILATAPLAERCIKADVDVEPRRAKDPSDHTFLWAEFSIP from the coding sequence ATGATGAAGATCGCCACATTCAACGTCAATTCACTGCGCAAGCGTCTTCAGATCGTGCTGGATTGGCTGGAGCACAACAAACCCGATGTGCTTTGTCTGCAGGAAACAAAGGTGCAAGACAGCGAATTCCCTTTGCTTGGCCTCGCTCCCTGCGGGTACGAGATCACGTTCCGCGGGATGAAATCCTACAATGGCGTCGCGATCCTGAGCCGGAAGAAACCGGACGTGGTTCGGGCCGGACTGGACGACGGAGGAGAGCCGGATGAGCCTCGCCTGCTGCACGTGGTGATCGACGGAATTCCGATCATCAATACCTATATACCCCAGGGGTTTGAAATCGATTCACCGAAGTACGCGTACAAATTGGAATGGTATAAACGACTCCGATGCTATTTTGACAAGCATCTGTCCCCCGATGCCCCGGCCATTTGGTGCGGAGACATGAACGTGGCGCCGAGACCCATGGACGTCCATAGTCCCGAGAAGCATCTCAAGCACGTCTGCTATCACGAGGATGCCAAAAACGCGTACCAGGGGACACTGGGCTGGGGATTTCACGATGTGTTCGTGCGGTTGTATCCGAACCGTCAGCAGTATACGTTTTGGGATTATCGAGCACCGAGTTCGTTGGAGAGCAACAAGGGCTGGCGCATCGACCATATTCTTGCGACGGCGCCGCTGGCTGAACGGTGCATCAAGGCCGACGTCGACGTCGAGCCTCGGCGTGCGAAGGATCCGTCAGACCATACCTTTCTCTGGGCGGAATTCTCGATTCCATGA